A stretch of the Thiocystis violascens DSM 198 genome encodes the following:
- a CDS encoding tetratricopeptide repeat protein — translation MMDISTRLPTILMAAVGLTACAMEPREGPPAPVVQVAPRLPAEPVAAPAPETIRQTAPTPKPAAPVKAKTTLYAYRDPGAPPEPEPADPPASDPTPAAPAVGAAPVKPAAPRTVQGAPTPTPDAKPAPAKPAVPAKPATPSIARTAPKPPEAAPSAPRKPIPTPPATPAPAPTVAKAEPAPRPTPTPAPTVAKVEPAPPRVAPPAPEQPTVKATPPAPAAPPIAAPSLPPAAQALASQAEQQRQSGDYAGAAASLERSLRIAPREAYLWNRLARVRMEQGQGSQAGNLAARSNDLAGANAVVKKDNWRIIAESKRRAGDTSGAAEADRRAGAD, via the coding sequence ATGATGGATATATCGACCAGACTGCCGACGATTCTGATGGCCGCGGTTGGCTTGACTGCCTGCGCCATGGAACCCCGCGAGGGACCGCCCGCACCGGTGGTTCAGGTAGCGCCACGTTTGCCGGCGGAACCGGTCGCAGCACCCGCGCCCGAGACAATCCGCCAGACCGCGCCGACACCAAAACCCGCCGCGCCGGTCAAAGCCAAAACCACGCTGTACGCCTACCGGGATCCCGGCGCGCCACCCGAGCCCGAGCCGGCTGACCCGCCAGCATCCGATCCGACGCCAGCAGCCCCCGCAGTCGGGGCTGCGCCCGTCAAGCCCGCCGCACCCAGGACGGTCCAGGGTGCGCCAACGCCGACGCCAGACGCGAAGCCCGCACCGGCCAAACCCGCCGTGCCAGCCAAACCGGCGACCCCATCGATTGCGCGGACCGCGCCAAAACCACCCGAAGCCGCGCCGTCCGCCCCCAGAAAGCCCATTCCGACTCCGCCAGCGACACCGGCCCCCGCGCCGACCGTGGCGAAGGCCGAACCTGCGCCCAGGCCGACGCCAACCCCCGCGCCAACGGTGGCGAAGGTCGAGCCCGCGCCGCCGAGAGTCGCCCCGCCAGCGCCGGAGCAACCGACGGTCAAGGCGACTCCGCCCGCGCCCGCCGCTCCGCCCATCGCCGCGCCGAGCCTGCCGCCAGCCGCGCAGGCGCTGGCCAGTCAGGCGGAACAGCAGCGTCAGTCCGGCGACTATGCCGGCGCAGCCGCCTCGCTGGAACGTTCGCTGCGGATCGCCCCGCGCGAGGCCTATCTCTGGAATCGTCTCGCGCGGGTGCGCATGGAGCAGGGGCAGGGCAGTCAGGCGGGGAATCTCGCGGCGCGTTCCAACGATCTGGCGGGCGCGAACGCCGTCGTCAAGAAGGATAACTGGCGCATTATCGCCGAATCCAAGCGCCGCGCCGGCGATACCTCGGGGGCCGCCGAGGCGGATCGCCGCGCGGGCGCGGATTGA
- a CDS encoding ATP-dependent DNA helicase encodes MSDLSPIFGPDGVLAERVPGFRYRAQQQAMAERIAAIMDTGGVLICEAGTGTGKTFAYLAPALLSRRKVLISTGTRNLQDQLFHRDLPLIREALGLPVSSALLKGRANYLCRHRLHLLLDDPGHLSPELRHHLQQVRDWSTSTRRGDIAELPLPEDAPIWPEVTSTSDNCLGQDCPDWQGCHLVAARREAQAADVVVVNHHLLCADLALKDEGFGEILPGADCFVIDEAHQLPDTASNFFGISLSSRQLLDLARDTELEARREAGDVPELPERAGKLRRAVQDARLGLGDADRRGPWREFAGDPGVQRALETLERRLSSLAEALKAMSGRGKGLDACLARAGDQRERLHTLVASEPEDAVRWFETLGRGFRLHQTPLEVAEVFREQIGQERTAWIFTSATLAVGHDFGHFARQLGIEEAQTERWESPFDYPNQALWFVPRGLPPPSDPDYNRQVLELAQEVIGYSRGRAFLLFTSHRALRELAAGLEGRIDYPLLIQGSAPRAELLERFRELGNAVLLGTSSFWEGVDVRGEALSCVLIDRLPFASPGDPVLAARIDALRQRGGNPFRDYQLPQAVIALKQGAGRLIRGSEDRGVLVVCDPRLLSRSYGYTFLDSLPAMARTRQIEDVRAFFGAGTDAGG; translated from the coding sequence GTGTCTGATCTGTCACCGATTTTTGGCCCCGACGGGGTGCTCGCCGAACGGGTGCCCGGCTTCCGCTACCGGGCGCAGCAGCAGGCGATGGCCGAGCGGATCGCCGCCATTATGGACACTGGCGGCGTCCTGATCTGCGAGGCCGGCACCGGCACCGGCAAGACCTTCGCGTATCTGGCCCCGGCGCTGCTGTCCCGACGCAAGGTGCTGATCTCCACCGGCACGCGCAATCTTCAGGATCAGTTGTTTCATCGCGATCTGCCGTTGATCCGGGAGGCGCTCGGCCTGCCGGTATCGAGCGCGCTGCTGAAAGGCCGCGCCAATTATCTCTGCCGTCATCGGCTCCATCTGCTGCTGGATGACCCCGGCCACCTCTCCCCCGAACTGCGTCACCATCTCCAGCAGGTGCGCGACTGGTCCACGTCCACCCGGCGTGGCGACATCGCCGAGTTGCCGCTCCCCGAGGATGCCCCGATCTGGCCCGAGGTCACCTCGACCAGCGACAACTGTCTCGGTCAGGACTGCCCGGACTGGCAGGGCTGCCATCTGGTCGCCGCCCGCCGCGAGGCCCAGGCGGCCGATGTAGTGGTCGTCAATCATCATCTGCTGTGCGCCGATCTGGCGCTCAAGGACGAGGGGTTCGGCGAGATTCTGCCGGGCGCCGACTGCTTCGTGATCGACGAGGCGCACCAGCTTCCCGACACCGCGTCGAACTTCTTCGGTATCTCGCTCAGTAGCCGTCAACTGTTGGATCTGGCGCGCGACACCGAACTCGAAGCGCGCCGCGAGGCGGGCGATGTCCCGGAACTGCCCGAGCGCGCCGGCAAACTGCGCCGCGCGGTGCAGGATGCGCGGCTCGGGTTGGGCGATGCGGATCGCCGCGGTCCCTGGCGCGAATTCGCCGGCGATCCGGGCGTTCAGCGGGCGCTGGAAACGCTCGAACGCCGCTTGTCTTCATTGGCCGAGGCGCTCAAGGCGATGTCGGGCCGGGGCAAGGGACTGGATGCCTGCCTGGCGCGGGCCGGGGATCAGCGGGAGCGTCTGCATACCCTGGTGGCCAGCGAGCCCGAGGACGCCGTGCGCTGGTTCGAGACCCTGGGGCGCGGTTTCCGGCTGCATCAGACTCCGCTGGAGGTTGCCGAGGTCTTTCGCGAGCAGATCGGCCAGGAGCGCACCGCCTGGATCTTCACCTCGGCCACCCTCGCGGTCGGCCACGATTTCGGGCATTTCGCCCGCCAGCTCGGCATCGAGGAGGCCCAGACCGAACGCTGGGAAAGCCCCTTCGACTACCCCAATCAGGCGCTCTGGTTCGTCCCGCGCGGTCTGCCGCCGCCGTCCGATCCCGACTATAACCGGCAGGTGCTCGAACTGGCCCAGGAGGTGATCGGCTACAGCCGTGGGCGCGCCTTTCTGCTCTTCACCAGTCACCGCGCGCTGCGCGAACTGGCCGCCGGGCTGGAGGGCCGGATCGACTATCCGCTGCTGATCCAGGGCAGCGCGCCACGCGCCGAGCTGCTGGAACGCTTTCGCGAACTCGGCAACGCGGTTCTGCTCGGTACCTCAAGCTTTTGGGAAGGCGTCGACGTGCGCGGCGAGGCGCTGTCCTGTGTCCTGATCGACCGTCTGCCGTTCGCCTCGCCGGGCGATCCGGTGCTGGCCGCGCGCATCGACGCGCTGCGCCAGCGCGGCGGCAATCCCTTCCGCGACTATCAATTGCCGCAGGCCGTGATCGCGCTCAAGCAGGGCGCCGGGCGTCTGATTCGCGGCAGCGAAGATCGCGGCGTGCTGGTCGTCTGCGATCCGCGCCTCCTGTCGCGCTCCTATGGCTATACCTTTCTTGACAGCCTGCCGGCGATGGCCCGTACCCGCCAGATCGAGGATGTCCGGGCGTTTTTTGGCGCGGGGACGGATGCCGGCGGATGA
- a CDS encoding peroxiredoxin, whose translation MTNESNVAPAMPRLNEAAPAFDAPTTHGRKTLEDYRGKWLVLFSHPADFTPVCTTEFMGFARRHADFQAIDCDLLGLSIDSHYSHVAWVRNIKEKFDVEIGFPIIADLSMQVAKAYGMIQPGASDTSAVRATFVIDPNGVLRAMLYYPMSNGRSIDEILRLVKAMQTSETHKVATPENWQPGDKVIVPPPGTVAEANARVAAGEHECVDWYFCKKSL comes from the coding sequence ATGACTAACGAATCCAACGTCGCCCCCGCCATGCCGCGTCTCAACGAAGCCGCGCCAGCGTTCGATGCGCCCACCACCCATGGCCGCAAGACCCTGGAAGACTATCGCGGAAAGTGGCTGGTGCTTTTCTCGCACCCGGCCGATTTCACCCCCGTGTGCACCACCGAGTTTATGGGTTTTGCGCGTCGGCACGCGGATTTTCAGGCGATCGATTGCGACCTTCTGGGACTATCGATCGACAGTCATTACAGCCACGTTGCCTGGGTGCGCAACATCAAGGAAAAATTCGACGTCGAAATCGGCTTCCCGATCATCGCCGATCTGTCGATGCAGGTCGCCAAGGCTTACGGGATGATCCAGCCAGGCGCGAGCGACACCTCCGCAGTCCGGGCGACCTTTGTGATCGACCCCAATGGCGTGCTGCGGGCCATGCTCTACTACCCGATGAGCAACGGTCGCTCCATCGACGAGATTCTGCGTCTGGTCAAGGCCATGCAGACCTCCGAAACGCATAAGGTCGCGACCCCCGAGAACTGGCAGCCGGGCGACAAGGTTATCGTCCCGCCGCCGGGCACCGTGGCAGAGGCCAACGCACGGGTCGCCGCTGGCGAGCACGAATGCGTGGACTGGTACTTCTGCAAGAAGTCGCTCTAA
- the hrpA gene encoding ATP-dependent RNA helicase HrpA, giving the protein MNSLRLPSDQDLDRCLIRDRPSLRSRLRGLRKRASAAQPFDQGLAKLWLDIQQSQALLERRKAQVPRIQYPEELPVSERRAEVAELIARHQVVVLCGETGSGKSTQLPKICLELGRGLAGRIGHTQPRRIAARTLASRIAQELGASATDRGGDPINSLVGYKVRFHDRIRPETCIKLMTDGILLAEIQQDRLLTEYDTLIIDEAHERSLNIDFLLGYLRGILPRRPDLKLIVTSATIDPQRFASHFAEPDGQPAPIVEISGRTWPVEVRYRPPADDEHAGERDDAMQQAISDAVCELAMVGRGDVLVFLSGEREIRETAETLRKHHPPATEILPLFARQGPREQARIFQPHSARRVILTTNVAETSLTVPGIHYVIDPGFARISRYSHRTKVQRLPVERISQASANQRKGRCGRIASGVCIRLYREDNFESRADFTEPEIARTNLAAVILQMKMLGFGAVERFPFVDPPDSRLVTDGYRALEELGALDTKGDLTTLGKQLGRLPVDPRIGRMLLAAVDHHCLGEMLIIAAALSVQDPRERPLDKQQAADEIHATFRHPESDFLTFVNLWRFLDKERHELSRNKFIKLCQRHFLSWNRVQEWRDIHAQLREQMLEIGKGAEKGQGARDKGQGRTRGEGQEVRSKKQGTNQHEASASSLAPCPLPLDPVAIHRALLTGLLGNIGFREAEREFQGARNGRFFIHPSSALFAKPPKWVVVAERVETTRQYGRIAAQVQPGWIEDAGRHLLQRSYSEPHWQAKSGQVAAFEKVTLFGVTLVPKRRVNYGPINPAEAREIFLRFALTEGDFETRAPFWRHNRELIEYVRHLEAKSRRRDILVDEEAIYTFYADRVPTGIYSTPQFEKWLRQATRAEPKLLHMRMSDLMLHEAADVTEQSFPDSLRVGATALPLEYRFEPGDTADGVTLVVPLPLINQVSSERLDWLVPGLIEERIVALLRGLPKQLRKTFVPIPDTAARLVARLKPSDRPLVQALSEALKAMTGIQVPEDAWDPSVIPEHLRMKIRLVDDTGKPLAVGDDPIQLKRQFGGQGRQGFSQQSSSPLEREDITRWTFGDLPEQVDLTRAGIRLRGYPALVDCGDRVAIRILDSAESAAAAQRAGLRRLVMLHLGADLRQVRRQLTDLDRMRLQYARAPNAKNRDGSPALGPGSPTKGQPNKEPDLADELIALILDLTFLEGLPPIRTQAVFEQRLAERKDRLFPTVTEVCKLIGGILAAYQDLRQRLASITQVNWMPSVLDIQAQLDALIFRGFPQRVPFAHLKDYPRYLKAIDQRLGRLTYAPDRDRQWMADMDEIQSSWRKRVAERQRTLSDADADPRLDEIRWLLEELRVALFAQQLGTAVPVSVKRIRTRWRELGL; this is encoded by the coding sequence TTGAATTCACTCCGACTCCCGTCCGACCAAGACCTTGATCGCTGCCTGATTCGAGACCGTCCGTCCTTGCGGTCGCGTCTGCGCGGGTTGCGCAAACGCGCCAGCGCGGCCCAGCCCTTCGATCAGGGTCTGGCCAAACTCTGGCTGGACATCCAGCAATCCCAGGCGTTGCTGGAACGACGCAAGGCCCAGGTGCCGAGAATCCAGTATCCCGAGGAACTGCCGGTCAGCGAGCGCCGCGCCGAAGTGGCCGAGTTGATCGCTCGTCATCAGGTGGTGGTGCTGTGCGGCGAGACCGGCTCGGGCAAATCCACTCAGCTACCCAAAATCTGTCTGGAATTGGGGCGCGGGCTGGCTGGACGCATCGGGCACACCCAGCCGCGACGGATCGCCGCGCGCACCCTGGCCAGCCGAATCGCGCAGGAACTCGGCGCGAGCGCGACCGATCGCGGGGGCGATCCGATCAACAGTCTGGTCGGCTACAAGGTGCGCTTTCATGACCGAATCCGTCCCGAAACCTGCATCAAGCTGATGACCGACGGCATCCTGCTGGCCGAAATCCAGCAGGATCGCCTGCTCACCGAGTACGACACGCTCATCATCGACGAGGCCCATGAGCGCAGTCTCAACATCGACTTTTTGCTCGGCTATCTGCGCGGCATCCTGCCGCGCCGCCCGGATCTCAAGCTGATCGTCACCTCGGCGACCATCGACCCGCAGCGGTTTGCCAGCCATTTCGCCGAACCCGACGGCCAGCCCGCGCCCATCGTCGAAATCTCGGGCCGCACCTGGCCGGTCGAGGTCCGCTACCGTCCGCCAGCGGACGACGAACACGCCGGCGAGCGCGACGACGCCATGCAGCAGGCGATCTCGGATGCGGTCTGCGAACTGGCAATGGTCGGGCGCGGCGACGTGCTGGTCTTTCTCTCCGGCGAACGCGAGATTCGCGAGACCGCCGAGACACTGCGCAAGCACCACCCGCCCGCGACCGAGATCCTACCGCTGTTCGCCCGTCAGGGGCCGCGGGAACAGGCGCGCATCTTTCAGCCGCACAGCGCGCGCCGCGTCATCTTGACCACCAACGTGGCCGAAACCTCGCTCACGGTGCCCGGCATCCATTATGTGATCGATCCCGGATTCGCGCGCATCAGCCGCTACAGCCATCGCACCAAGGTCCAGCGTCTGCCGGTCGAGCGGATTTCGCAGGCATCGGCCAATCAGCGCAAGGGACGTTGCGGGCGCATCGCCTCGGGCGTCTGCATCCGGCTCTACCGCGAGGACAATTTCGAGTCCCGCGCCGACTTCACCGAGCCGGAGATCGCGCGCACCAACCTGGCCGCCGTCATCCTGCAGATGAAGATGCTCGGTTTCGGGGCCGTCGAGCGTTTTCCGTTCGTCGACCCGCCCGATTCCCGGCTGGTCACGGACGGTTATCGCGCCCTGGAAGAACTGGGCGCGCTTGATACCAAAGGGGATCTGACCACGCTCGGCAAGCAGCTCGGACGCCTCCCCGTCGACCCGCGCATCGGGCGCATGCTGCTCGCCGCCGTGGATCATCACTGTCTGGGCGAGATGCTGATCATCGCGGCGGCGCTGAGCGTGCAGGATCCGCGCGAGCGTCCGCTCGACAAACAGCAGGCCGCCGACGAAATCCACGCCACCTTCCGTCATCCGGAGTCGGATTTTCTCACCTTCGTCAACCTCTGGCGCTTTCTCGACAAGGAACGTCACGAGTTGTCGCGAAATAAATTTATCAAACTCTGCCAGCGCCATTTCCTCTCTTGGAACCGGGTCCAGGAGTGGCGCGACATCCATGCGCAACTGCGCGAGCAGATGTTGGAGATCGGGAAGGGGGCGGAAAAGGGTCAAGGGGCAAGGGACAAGGGGCAAGGAAGAACAAGGGGCGAGGGGCAAGAGGTGAGGAGCAAGAAACAAGGAACAAACCAGCACGAGGCAAGCGCGTCTTCCCTTGCCCCTTGCCCCTTGCCCCTTGACCCTGTCGCAATCCACCGCGCCCTGCTGACCGGCCTGCTGGGCAACATCGGTTTCCGGGAGGCCGAGCGCGAGTTTCAGGGCGCGCGCAACGGTCGCTTCTTCATTCATCCCAGTTCCGCGCTCTTCGCCAAACCGCCGAAATGGGTGGTGGTCGCCGAGCGGGTCGAGACGACGCGCCAGTACGGGCGTATCGCGGCCCAGGTCCAGCCGGGCTGGATCGAGGACGCGGGCCGGCATCTGCTCCAGCGCAGCTATTCCGAACCGCACTGGCAGGCCAAGTCCGGTCAGGTCGCGGCCTTCGAGAAGGTCACGCTGTTTGGCGTGACGCTGGTTCCGAAGCGGCGCGTCAACTATGGCCCCATCAATCCCGCCGAGGCGCGCGAGATCTTTCTGCGCTTTGCCCTGACCGAGGGCGATTTCGAGACCCGCGCGCCCTTCTGGCGTCACAATCGCGAGTTGATCGAGTACGTCCGTCACCTGGAGGCCAAGTCGCGACGGCGCGACATCCTGGTGGACGAGGAGGCCATTTACACCTTCTACGCCGACCGCGTGCCGACGGGCATTTACTCGACCCCTCAGTTCGAGAAGTGGCTGCGTCAGGCCACGCGCGCGGAGCCAAAACTCCTGCACATGCGCATGTCCGACCTCATGCTCCACGAGGCGGCGGACGTCACCGAGCAATCCTTTCCCGACAGCCTGCGCGTCGGCGCCACCGCGCTGCCTCTGGAATACCGCTTCGAGCCCGGCGACACCGCCGACGGCGTCACGCTCGTCGTCCCGCTGCCGCTCATCAACCAGGTCTCCAGCGAACGGCTCGACTGGCTGGTGCCGGGTCTGATCGAGGAACGCATCGTCGCCCTGCTGCGCGGACTGCCCAAACAACTCCGCAAGACCTTCGTGCCCATCCCCGACACCGCTGCCCGGCTGGTCGCACGCCTGAAGCCGTCCGACCGACCGCTGGTCCAGGCGCTGTCCGAGGCGTTGAAGGCCATGACCGGCATCCAGGTGCCGGAGGATGCCTGGGATCCGTCCGTCATCCCCGAGCACCTGCGCATGAAGATTCGGCTAGTGGACGACACTGGTAAACCGCTCGCGGTCGGCGACGATCCGATTCAGCTCAAGCGCCAGTTCGGCGGCCAGGGTCGGCAGGGTTTTAGCCAGCAGTCATCCAGCCCGCTCGAACGCGAAGACATCACCCGCTGGACCTTCGGCGATCTGCCCGAACAGGTCGATCTGACCCGCGCCGGCATCCGGCTGCGCGGCTATCCGGCGCTGGTCGACTGCGGCGACCGTGTCGCCATTCGGATTCTGGATTCGGCGGAGAGCGCCGCGGCGGCGCAGCGCGCTGGACTGCGGCGACTCGTCATGCTGCATCTCGGGGCCGATCTGCGCCAGGTGCGCCGGCAACTGACGGATCTGGATCGGATGCGACTGCAATATGCCAGGGCACCCAACGCGAAAAATCGCGACGGATCGCCGGCGCTGGGGCCCGGAAGCCCGACCAAGGGCCAGCCGAACAAGGAGCCGGATCTGGCCGACGAACTGATCGCGCTCATCCTTGACTTGACCTTCCTCGAAGGGCTGCCGCCCATCCGCACTCAAGCGGTCTTTGAACAGCGCTTGGCCGAGCGCAAGGATCGCCTCTTTCCCACCGTGACCGAGGTGTGCAAGCTGATCGGCGGCATCCTCGCGGCCTATCAGGATCTGCGCCAGCGTCTCGCCAGTATCACCCAGGTCAACTGGATGCCCTCCGTACTGGACATCCAGGCGCAACTGGACGCGCTGATCTTTCGCGGCTTCCCGCAGCGCGTCCCTTTCGCGCATCTCAAGGACTATCCGCGCTATCTCAAGGCGATCGATCAGCGGCTGGGACGCCTGACGTATGCCCCCGACAGGGACCGGCAATGGATGGCCGACATGGACGAGATCCAGTCAAGCTGGCGCAAGCGCGTGGCGGAGCGTCAGCGCACCCTGAGCGACGCCGACGCGGATCCGCGCCTGGACGAGATTCGCTGGCTGCTGGAGGAACTGCGCGTCGCGCTCTTCGCCCAGCAGCTCGGGACCGCCGTTCCAGTCTCGGTCAAACGCATTCGGACACGGTGGCGCGAGTTGGGGTTGTGA
- a CDS encoding response regulator gives MLTPRLRETETAGRILFLTPDRDAADALQAALNRRSIRCESCATPAEAIARCASEMPALLLFDTRSVSEPEALGPLTARILAGHSPASPLVVLAHSEDIRFRLAAMRAGAEVYLPFPRETGELADRLARLLGAQRKEPDRILVVDDQPVAALFASRILQGAGMVTERVCDPLEVMQALDRFAPDLVLMDLHMPGASGIELTGIIRDEERFADLPIIFLSSELDPEQQIAALRIGGDDFLAKPVAPDRLVERVQQRLLRARERTRRQPGAETIDRSTGLATRDRLLKRLDQLIGLARPNQPPGANPRQAGQRGLVYLEVDGDAQALERMAAVVAGRIQEGDLAARVGERAIAVLIRRGTHLALAEFAQALTYQVGQALADDGMAADLGGGWYPLVGGCNDSVTLLSRAGKAARLSLRHGHRDLGHDARADQDEEDLALQSAVVQAIRAGRLQLLFEPIVALTGTEAERYEVTPRICLSDGELLAPSDFAPLLARANAGADLDRWLLTAGLNVMRERLSAGQPVQLFLHQSFAGVAAEDWVEWVRDQINERDLIRQRPIVQLEVAEADANLELAIGRSDQLRRLGIRLCLNGIDRDMRSSRVLQAIPAHFARIVRRAVQGPNAEALAGLIWSVKSSGAKVIATGVDGPDTIGRLFGAGVDFIQGPYVQPPTGVMDYDFMGV, from the coding sequence ATGCTGACTCCAAGGCTTCGCGAGACAGAGACCGCCGGCAGGATCCTGTTCCTGACCCCGGACCGGGACGCCGCCGACGCGCTGCAGGCGGCGCTGAACCGTCGCTCGATTCGCTGCGAATCCTGCGCGACCCCAGCCGAGGCGATCGCGCGATGCGCGAGCGAGATGCCAGCGCTGCTGCTGTTCGATACGCGATCGGTCTCCGAGCCAGAAGCGCTTGGCCCTCTGACGGCGCGTATCCTGGCTGGCCATTCGCCTGCGAGCCCCCTGGTCGTCCTGGCCCACAGCGAGGATATCCGCTTCCGGCTCGCCGCCATGCGCGCGGGTGCCGAGGTCTATCTGCCGTTCCCGCGAGAGACCGGAGAACTGGCCGACCGCCTCGCGCGGCTGCTCGGCGCACAGCGGAAGGAGCCCGATAGAATCCTGGTCGTCGACGATCAACCGGTCGCCGCGCTCTTTGCCTCCCGGATTCTGCAGGGTGCCGGGATGGTCACCGAACGGGTCTGCGATCCGCTGGAGGTGATGCAGGCGCTGGATCGCTTTGCCCCGGATCTCGTGCTGATGGACCTGCACATGCCGGGCGCGTCCGGGATCGAACTCACCGGTATCATCCGCGATGAAGAGCGTTTCGCGGATCTGCCGATTATTTTTCTGTCTTCGGAGCTAGATCCGGAACAACAGATCGCGGCACTGCGGATCGGTGGCGACGACTTCCTCGCCAAACCGGTCGCGCCCGACCGCCTCGTGGAGCGCGTGCAACAACGTCTTCTCCGGGCCAGGGAACGGACGCGCCGACAGCCGGGAGCGGAGACCATCGACCGTTCGACGGGTCTGGCGACCCGCGACCGTCTGCTCAAGCGGCTCGATCAATTGATCGGCCTGGCGCGGCCAAACCAACCGCCGGGCGCCAATCCGCGTCAGGCCGGACAACGCGGCCTGGTCTATCTGGAAGTGGACGGCGATGCGCAAGCCCTGGAGCGAATGGCCGCGGTGGTCGCCGGTCGCATCCAGGAAGGCGATCTGGCTGCACGGGTGGGCGAACGTGCGATTGCCGTGCTGATTCGTCGCGGCACGCATCTGGCGCTGGCCGAGTTCGCGCAGGCATTGACCTATCAGGTTGGACAGGCACTGGCGGATGATGGAATGGCCGCGGATCTGGGCGGCGGCTGGTATCCCCTGGTTGGCGGCTGCAATGACTCGGTCACGCTACTCTCGCGCGCCGGAAAGGCGGCGCGTCTGTCCTTGCGGCACGGCCATCGCGACCTCGGGCATGATGCCCGCGCGGACCAGGACGAGGAAGACCTGGCGCTTCAGTCAGCGGTCGTGCAGGCAATCCGGGCCGGTCGCCTGCAGTTGCTGTTCGAGCCCATCGTGGCGCTGACCGGGACCGAGGCGGAACGCTACGAGGTGACGCCGCGCATCTGCCTGAGCGATGGCGAATTGCTTGCTCCAAGCGATTTCGCTCCGCTCTTGGCGCGCGCGAATGCTGGCGCCGACCTTGATCGCTGGCTCTTGACCGCTGGTCTGAATGTCATGCGAGAGCGGCTGAGCGCCGGTCAGCCGGTCCAGCTCTTTCTCCATCAGTCGTTCGCGGGAGTGGCGGCGGAGGATTGGGTCGAGTGGGTACGCGACCAGATCAACGAACGCGACCTGATCCGTCAGAGACCCATCGTGCAGCTTGAAGTCGCGGAGGCGGATGCCAATCTGGAACTCGCGATCGGAAGATCCGATCAACTCAGACGCCTGGGAATCCGGCTCTGTCTCAATGGCATCGACCGCGATATGCGCAGCAGCCGCGTCCTCCAGGCGATCCCAGCGCATTTTGCGCGGATCGTCCGGCGCGCCGTCCAAGGGCCGAACGCGGAAGCCCTCGCGGGGCTGATTTGGTCCGTCAAATCCAGCGGGGCGAAGGTGATCGCCACCGGGGTGGATGGACCGGACACCATCGGACGGCTCTTCGGCGCCGGCGTCGACTTCATCCAGGGGCCGTATGTACAGCCGCCGACCGGGGTCATGGACTACGATTTCATGGGCGTTTAG